A region of Pempheris klunzingeri isolate RE-2024b chromosome 15, fPemKlu1.hap1, whole genome shotgun sequence DNA encodes the following proteins:
- the LOC139213860 gene encoding WD repeat-containing protein 48 isoform X1 → MATHHRQNAAGRRKVQVSYVIRDEVEKYNRNGVNALQLDPALNRLFTAGRDSIIRIWSVYQHKQDPYIASMEHHTDWVNDIVLCCNGKTLISASSDTTVKVWNAHKGFCMSTLRTHKDYVKALAYAKDKELVASAGLDRQIFLWDVNTLTALTASNNTVTTSSLSGNKDSIYSLAMNQMGTVIVSGSTEKVLRVWDPRTCAKLMKLKGHTDNVKSLLLNRDGTQCLSGSSDGTIRLWSLGQQRCIATYRVHDEGVWALQVNEAFTHVYSGGRDKKIYCTDLRNPDIRVLICEEKAPVLKMELDRSADPPPAIWVSTTKSSVNKWSLKGMHNFRSSGEYDNDCSTPLTPLCTQPEQVIKGGASIIQCHILNDKRHILTKDTNNNVAFWDVLKACKGEDLGKVEFDEEIKKRFKMVYVPNWFSVDLKTGMLTITLDESDCFAAWVSAKDAGFSSSDGSDPKLNLGGLLLQALLEFWPRTRINPMDEEENEVNHVNGEQENRVQKGNGYFQVPPHTPVIFGEAGGRTLFRLLCRDSGGETESMLLNETVPQWVIDITVDKNMPKFNKIPFYLQPHSSSGAKTLKKDRLSASDMLQVRKVMEHVYEKIINLDNESQTTSSSANDKPGEQEKEEDMAMLAEEKIELMCQDQVLDPNMDLRTVKHFIWKSGGDLTLHYRQKST, encoded by the exons gtgtcCTATGTCATTAGAGACGAGGTGGAGAAGTATAATCGAAATGGGGTGAATGCACTCCAGCTGGACCCTGCGCTGAACCGGCTCTTCACTGCTGGAAGAGACTCTATCATCCGGATATGGAGCGTCTACCAGCACAAA CAGGACCCATACATTGCCTCCATGGAGCATCATACAGACTGGGTTAATGACATAGTTCTCTGTTGCAATGGAAAAACAT TGATATCTGCCTCGTCAGATACAACAGTCAAAGTGTGGAACGCGCATAAAGGATTCTGCATGTCAACGTTACGAACACACAAGGACTACGTGAAAGCTCTGGCCTACGCTAAGGACAAGGAGCTTGTGGCATCGGCTGGTCTGGACCGGCAGATCTTTCTTTGGGATGTGAACACACTAACAGCACTCACTGCTTCCAACAACACTGTCACCA CCTCCTCACTCAGTGGGAACAAGGACTCCATCTACAGTCTGGCTATGAACCAGATGGGCACTGTCATTGTATCTGGATCCACAGAAAAG GTTCTGAGAGTGTGGGATCCTCGAACATGTGCAAAGCTGATGAAGCTAAAAGGTCACACAGACAACGTCAAGTCTTTGCTGCTGAATCGAGATGGCACTCAG TGCCTGTCTGGCAGTTCAGACGGGACTATCCGCCTGTGGTCGCTCGGCCAGCAGAGGTGTATCGCCACCTACCGGGTGCACGATGAAGGGGTTTGGGCCTTGCAGGTCAATGAGGCCTTTACACACGTCTACTCTGGAGGCAGAGACAAAAAGATCTACTGCACTGACCTGCGTAACCCAGACATCCGCGTGCTCATCTGTGAGGAGAAGGCCCCAGTGCTCAAA ATGGAACTGGACAGATCTGCTGACCCACCTCCAGCAATCTGGGTCTCCACCACCAAGTCATCCGTTAATAAATGG tcTCTAAAGGGAATGCACAACTTCAGATCATCAGGGGAGTATGACAATGACTGCAGTACGCCTCTGACACCCCTCTGCACTCAGCCAGAACAAGTCATCAAGG GAGGTGCCAGTATCATACAGTGCCACATCCTGAATGACAAGAGACACATACTCACCAAAGATACCAACAACAATGTGGCTTTTTGGGATGTCCTGAAG GCATGCAAGGGTGAAGACTTGGGGAAAGTGGAGTTTGATGAAGAGATTAAAAAGCGCTTCAAGATGGTCTATGTGCCAAATTGGTTCTCTGTTGATCTGAAAACTGGG ATGCTCACTATCACACTGGATGAGAGCGACTGCTTCGCTGCCTGGGTTTCCGCAAAGGACGCTGGGTTTTCAAGCTCTGATGGATCCGACCCAAAGT TGAACCTGGGtggactgctgctgcaggctctGCTGGAGTTCTGGCCCAGAACTCGCATCAACCCCATGGACGAGGAAGAGAACGAGGTGAACCACG TGAACGGAGAGCAGGAGAACAGGGTCCAGAAAGGAAATGGATATTTCCAAgtgccaccacacacaccagtcaTCTTTGGGGAGGCAGGAGGCAGAACTCTATTTAG GTTGCTATGTAGAGATTCAGGTGGAGAGACTGAGTCCATGCTGCTGAATGAGACCGTTCCACAGTGGGTTATTGATATAACTGTAGAT AAAAATATGCCCAAGTTCAACAAAATCCCATTCTACCTCCAGCCCCATTCTTCCTCTGGTGCAAAAACTCTAAAGAA gGACCGACTCTCGGCCAGCGACATGCTACAGGTGAGGAAGGTGATGGAGCACGTTTACGAGAAGATCATCAACCTGGACAACGAGTCGCAGACCACCAGCTCCTCGGCCAACGATAAGCCCggggagcaggagaaggaggaggacatggCCATGCTAGCCGAGGAGAAGATCGAACTAATGTGTCAAGACCAG GTTCTAGATCCCAACATGGACCTGCGAACAGTTAAACATTTTATCTGGAAGAGCGGAGGGGACTTGACGCTTCATTATAGGC
- the LOC139213860 gene encoding WD repeat-containing protein 48 isoform X2, giving the protein MATHHRQNAAGRRKVQVSYVIRDEVEKYNRNGVNALQLDPALNRLFTAGRDSIIRIWSVYQHKDPYIASMEHHTDWVNDIVLCCNGKTLISASSDTTVKVWNAHKGFCMSTLRTHKDYVKALAYAKDKELVASAGLDRQIFLWDVNTLTALTASNNTVTTSSLSGNKDSIYSLAMNQMGTVIVSGSTEKVLRVWDPRTCAKLMKLKGHTDNVKSLLLNRDGTQCLSGSSDGTIRLWSLGQQRCIATYRVHDEGVWALQVNEAFTHVYSGGRDKKIYCTDLRNPDIRVLICEEKAPVLKMELDRSADPPPAIWVSTTKSSVNKWSLKGMHNFRSSGEYDNDCSTPLTPLCTQPEQVIKGGASIIQCHILNDKRHILTKDTNNNVAFWDVLKACKGEDLGKVEFDEEIKKRFKMVYVPNWFSVDLKTGMLTITLDESDCFAAWVSAKDAGFSSSDGSDPKLNLGGLLLQALLEFWPRTRINPMDEEENEVNHVNGEQENRVQKGNGYFQVPPHTPVIFGEAGGRTLFRLLCRDSGGETESMLLNETVPQWVIDITVDKNMPKFNKIPFYLQPHSSSGAKTLKKDRLSASDMLQVRKVMEHVYEKIINLDNESQTTSSSANDKPGEQEKEEDMAMLAEEKIELMCQDQVLDPNMDLRTVKHFIWKSGGDLTLHYRQKST; this is encoded by the exons gtgtcCTATGTCATTAGAGACGAGGTGGAGAAGTATAATCGAAATGGGGTGAATGCACTCCAGCTGGACCCTGCGCTGAACCGGCTCTTCACTGCTGGAAGAGACTCTATCATCCGGATATGGAGCGTCTACCAGCACAAA GACCCATACATTGCCTCCATGGAGCATCATACAGACTGGGTTAATGACATAGTTCTCTGTTGCAATGGAAAAACAT TGATATCTGCCTCGTCAGATACAACAGTCAAAGTGTGGAACGCGCATAAAGGATTCTGCATGTCAACGTTACGAACACACAAGGACTACGTGAAAGCTCTGGCCTACGCTAAGGACAAGGAGCTTGTGGCATCGGCTGGTCTGGACCGGCAGATCTTTCTTTGGGATGTGAACACACTAACAGCACTCACTGCTTCCAACAACACTGTCACCA CCTCCTCACTCAGTGGGAACAAGGACTCCATCTACAGTCTGGCTATGAACCAGATGGGCACTGTCATTGTATCTGGATCCACAGAAAAG GTTCTGAGAGTGTGGGATCCTCGAACATGTGCAAAGCTGATGAAGCTAAAAGGTCACACAGACAACGTCAAGTCTTTGCTGCTGAATCGAGATGGCACTCAG TGCCTGTCTGGCAGTTCAGACGGGACTATCCGCCTGTGGTCGCTCGGCCAGCAGAGGTGTATCGCCACCTACCGGGTGCACGATGAAGGGGTTTGGGCCTTGCAGGTCAATGAGGCCTTTACACACGTCTACTCTGGAGGCAGAGACAAAAAGATCTACTGCACTGACCTGCGTAACCCAGACATCCGCGTGCTCATCTGTGAGGAGAAGGCCCCAGTGCTCAAA ATGGAACTGGACAGATCTGCTGACCCACCTCCAGCAATCTGGGTCTCCACCACCAAGTCATCCGTTAATAAATGG tcTCTAAAGGGAATGCACAACTTCAGATCATCAGGGGAGTATGACAATGACTGCAGTACGCCTCTGACACCCCTCTGCACTCAGCCAGAACAAGTCATCAAGG GAGGTGCCAGTATCATACAGTGCCACATCCTGAATGACAAGAGACACATACTCACCAAAGATACCAACAACAATGTGGCTTTTTGGGATGTCCTGAAG GCATGCAAGGGTGAAGACTTGGGGAAAGTGGAGTTTGATGAAGAGATTAAAAAGCGCTTCAAGATGGTCTATGTGCCAAATTGGTTCTCTGTTGATCTGAAAACTGGG ATGCTCACTATCACACTGGATGAGAGCGACTGCTTCGCTGCCTGGGTTTCCGCAAAGGACGCTGGGTTTTCAAGCTCTGATGGATCCGACCCAAAGT TGAACCTGGGtggactgctgctgcaggctctGCTGGAGTTCTGGCCCAGAACTCGCATCAACCCCATGGACGAGGAAGAGAACGAGGTGAACCACG TGAACGGAGAGCAGGAGAACAGGGTCCAGAAAGGAAATGGATATTTCCAAgtgccaccacacacaccagtcaTCTTTGGGGAGGCAGGAGGCAGAACTCTATTTAG GTTGCTATGTAGAGATTCAGGTGGAGAGACTGAGTCCATGCTGCTGAATGAGACCGTTCCACAGTGGGTTATTGATATAACTGTAGAT AAAAATATGCCCAAGTTCAACAAAATCCCATTCTACCTCCAGCCCCATTCTTCCTCTGGTGCAAAAACTCTAAAGAA gGACCGACTCTCGGCCAGCGACATGCTACAGGTGAGGAAGGTGATGGAGCACGTTTACGAGAAGATCATCAACCTGGACAACGAGTCGCAGACCACCAGCTCCTCGGCCAACGATAAGCCCggggagcaggagaaggaggaggacatggCCATGCTAGCCGAGGAGAAGATCGAACTAATGTGTCAAGACCAG GTTCTAGATCCCAACATGGACCTGCGAACAGTTAAACATTTTATCTGGAAGAGCGGAGGGGACTTGACGCTTCATTATAGGC